The DNA window TACTGTTGAAGGTTATGTTTATGCACCCATGTTTGATAAAAGAAATTATATAAGACAAGTTGAAGGAATATTATATACTTTTAAAATAATTGACTAACCCATATTTACATTTACAATACATCATTAATATCTGTTATTAAACACAAAAATTATTGTATGTAATATTTTGATTTTCTGTTTTTTTTTTTTCAGATTTGCAGGCATAAAAATTTATTTATTAATTAAAAACTTTTATGCTATGATTAAAAAATCATTGATTATTTTTACAGTTGCAATAGCATTTGTTGCAGTGTATTTGGCAAGTTGCCAAAAAGATAATGTTTTAACAGAAAAACAGGAAATCAGCTTAAGTGATGACCAAAAAATGGAACAACAGATTATTCAGTTTAAAACCCAATTGAGTGATTCTAAAAAGTCAGGTGAAATAATGGAATTAAATTCTGCAATTTGGTATATTGATGCTGTGCTGAATTATTCTTACACTTTCCCTTTTATTGAATATTACAATTATTCTTCAAGTAATACATTGGTAACTATGGATATTTCTGATGATAATGTAGCTTTTTCAGAGCTTGTTGAAACATATAATGAAATTGAAGATATTGTACGAAATCATTTTTTCAGTATTGAAAATGAAAACAAGCATCTTGTTACTATTAGTTTAGTTGTAACTGAAAATAGTACTGATAATATTATTGAATTTAAAGTTGTTTCAGAAGTAGGATTATATAATACTGAAAAATCTGCTGATATTATAAATGATAATCCTTTTGGTAGTACTGATTATTGGTATTATGGAAACGAACTAGGAAAATGTGGTAGTTATTCAGGTTCTGAAGGATGGGATGCTGCAAAAAAAATAGCATCAAAAGTTAAAAGCACATTATTACATCATTCATTTATGTACTATTTTACTGATGAATATTGGCCTCCATTACCAATAATGCCAAATGATTTACCATCAAATTTAGAATTGTATCATATGGGTGATGATTGTCTTTCTCCGAATGAAATGAATTACCATTATAATGAAATGTTAGAAATTGTTGACCATTTTAGCCCTGGGGGAGGAAAAACATTTAAAACCTGTATATTAAAAGGAACTTTTATTCTTGGAAAAGGCCCATATTGTCATTATGTAGATGATCTTATTTATGGAATAAAACATAAGCGAGAAGCTGTTCCGGAAAATCCTTGTACTTTTCCATAAAAAATAAAAACCAAATACTTCCGTTAATAGTAAACCTAACAGATTTTAAAATCTGTTAGGTTTTTGTTTAAATTTTAATTTTATTATGTACAGATTAGCCTTAATATTTTTATTTTGTTTTTATTCAATATCCGTAATATCACAGAATATTACAGCTCCTGATACAATAACAGAAAATACTGTTTGGAACTACGATACTGTTTTTGTTAATAATAATGTTTTTATTCCTGATAATATTGGTTTAACTATTGAGCCGGGAACAAATATAATTGTAACAGCTTATTATTGTATTAATATTCAGGGCAATATAAAAGCAAAAGGTGCTGAAACAGATAAAATAAAATTTACAGTATCTGACACTACAAATTTTTCTGACACAAGCACAATTGCAGGCGGCTGGGACGGGATAATTTTCGATAATACTCCAGCAACAAACGATAGTTCAATATTTGAATACTGCATACTCGAATACGGAAAAGCAATTGCAGATACTTCAAAAGGTGGCGTTTTGTATGTAAACAATTTTTCAAAAATAAGAATTTCAAATTCAATAATTCAACATAATTATTCTTATAAATATGGTGGTGGTTTGTATTTTGAAAATTCTTCACCCATTATCTCAAACAACGAATTTTATTATAATAAAACTTATCATGATGGAGGAGGAATTTATGTTAAAGGTGAATCAACAGTTATAATTAATAATAATTTGTTTAAATATAATTCTGCACATAAATATTTCTGGACACCTTGGGGTATCGCTGAATATGGGTGCGGTAGCTCCATACTTGTTACATATGATGAATTATATACACAAAACTCATTAATTGTAAATAACAAATGTTTTAATAATAAAACCATTAATGGAACTATTTATTTAAGCACATATTATGCTAAGGTAGTTAATAATATTATTTGTAATAATTATGGAAATGGAATAATGAATGGACATCAATTAAGTCATGATATTTATATAAATAACTCAATTTGTAATAATTATATGTGTTTTGGTGGCATTAAAGGTTCTTCAAATAGTTTGATAATACAAAATAATATAATATGGAATAATAGATATTGGTATAGTATTCCACAAATTGATGTTTCTGGTTCCTCAACAATTGAATATAACTGCATACAAGGCGGATATGAAGGTGTAAGCAATATAAGTTCAGAACCTGAATTTGTTAATCCAAGTCCGGGTGTTGGTTTAGATTACGAAGGTGATTTATATGACTGGTCGCTTAGTAAAAATTCTCCATGTATAAATGCCGGCTTATCAGATACTACGGGCTTGTATTTACCACAATATGATTTGGCAGGGAATTTACGAATTAAGCACGATACTATTGATATTGGTGCTTATGAATATCAGTTGGGAATTAATAATATTAATGATTTTACAACATTTTCAAAAGATTTTGTACTTTATCCTAACCCTGCAACCGATTATATTAATATTAGTCTTTCACATAATAATCAAACTAATAAATTTGAAATATACGATATAACAGGTAAATTAATTTTATCAGAAAAGTTAATCTCAACACTTACAAAAATTCATATCACAGCCTTATCAAAAGGATTATATTTTTATCGAATAAAAAATAATAACAAAACAATAGGTACAGGTAAATTTATTAAACAGTAAATTTTATACTGAACCTACATTAAATTAACTTTCCCTGCATTTTAATCATCAGACCTTATAAAAATAAAATTCAGAGACTTCCGTTAATAGTAAACCTAACAGATTTTAAAAATCTGTTAGGTTTTTATTTAAATTCTAATTTTATTATGTGTAAATACACCCTATTAATTTTATTTTGTTTTTATTCAATATCCGTAATATCACAGAATATTACAGCCCCTGATACAATAACAGAAAATACTATTTGGAACTACGATACTGTTTTTGTTAATAATAATGTTTTTATTCCTGATAATATTGGTTTAACAATAGAACCGGGTACAAATATAATTATAACAGCTTATTATTGTATTAATATTCAGGGTAATATAAAAGCAAAAGGTACTGAAACAAATAAAATAAAATTTACAGTATCTGACACTACAAATTTTTCTGACACAAGCACAATTTCAGGCGGTTGGGACGGAATAATCTTTGATAATACTCCAGCAACAAACGATAGTTCAATATTTGAATACTGCATACTCGAATATGGAAAAGCAATTGTAGATACTTCAAAAGGTGGCGTTTTGTATGTAAATAATTTTTCAAAAATAAGAATTTCAAATTCAATAATTCAACATAATTATTCTTATAAATATGGTGGTGGTTTGTATTTTGAAAATTCTTCACCCATTATCTCAAACAACGAATTTTATTATAATATAACTTTTTGGTATGGAGGAGGCATTGTTATTGAAGGTAAATCAACAGCTTTAATCAATAATAACATGTTTAAATATAATTCTGCTTATAAACTATTTTATTATGGTACATCAATTATTTTAGAAGGAGGATGTGGAAGTGCTGTTTATGTTTCTTATGCTGAATTATATACAACACAAAATCCTTTAATAATAAATAATAGATGTTATAATAATAAAACTGTAGCGGGAGCTATTTATTTAAGCACATACAATGCTAAAGCAATTAATAATATTATTTGTAATAATTATGGTAATGGAATAATGAATGGACATCAATTAAGTCATGATATTTATATAAGTAATACAATTTGTATGAATTATACGCTTTATGGTGGCATTAAAGGCTCTTCAAACAGTTTGATAATACAAAATAATGTGTCATGGGAAAATAAAAGGATAGAGAATGATCCACAAATTGATGTTTCTGGTTCCTCAACAATTGAATATAACTGCATACAAGGCGGATATGAAGGTGTCGGCAATATAAGTTCAGAACCTGAATTTGTTAATCCAAGT is part of the Bacteroidales bacterium genome and encodes:
- a CDS encoding T9SS type A sorting domain-containing protein, which translates into the protein MYRLALIFLFCFYSISVISQNITAPDTITENTVWNYDTVFVNNNVFIPDNIGLTIEPGTNIIVTAYYCINIQGNIKAKGAETDKIKFTVSDTTNFSDTSTIAGGWDGIIFDNTPATNDSSIFEYCILEYGKAIADTSKGGVLYVNNFSKIRISNSIIQHNYSYKYGGGLYFENSSPIISNNEFYYNKTYHDGGGIYVKGESTVIINNNLFKYNSAHKYFWTPWGIAEYGCGSSILVTYDELYTQNSLIVNNKCFNNKTINGTIYLSTYYAKVVNNIICNNYGNGIMNGHQLSHDIYINNSICNNYMCFGGIKGSSNSLIIQNNIIWNNRYWYSIPQIDVSGSSTIEYNCIQGGYEGVSNISSEPEFVNPSPGVGLDYEGDLYDWSLSKNSPCINAGLSDTTGLYLPQYDLAGNLRIKHDTIDIGAYEYQLGINNINDFTTFSKDFVLYPNPATDYINISLSHNNQTNKFEIYDITGKLILSEKLISTLTKIHITALSKGLYFYRIKNNNKTIGTGKFIKQ
- a CDS encoding T9SS type A sorting domain-containing protein, with the translated sequence MCKYTLLILFCFYSISVISQNITAPDTITENTIWNYDTVFVNNNVFIPDNIGLTIEPGTNIIITAYYCINIQGNIKAKGTETNKIKFTVSDTTNFSDTSTISGGWDGIIFDNTPATNDSSIFEYCILEYGKAIVDTSKGGVLYVNNFSKIRISNSIIQHNYSYKYGGGLYFENSSPIISNNEFYYNITFWYGGGIVIEGKSTALINNNMFKYNSAYKLFYYGTSIILEGGCGSAVYVSYAELYTTQNPLIINNRCYNNKTVAGAIYLSTYNAKAINNIICNNYGNGIMNGHQLSHDIYISNTICMNYTLYGGIKGSSNSLIIQNNVSWENKRIENDPQIDVSGSSTIEYNCIQGGYEGVGNISSEPEFVNPSPGVGLDYEGDIYDWSLSKNSPCINAGLPDTTGLYLPQYDLAGNLRIKHDTIDIGAYEYQLGINNIIDFTAFSKDFVLYPNPATDYINISLSHNNQTNKFEIYDITGKLILSEKLISTLTKIHITGLSKGLYFYRIKNNNKTIGTGKFIKQ